A part of Astyanax mexicanus isolate ESR-SI-001 chromosome 2, AstMex3_surface, whole genome shotgun sequence genomic DNA contains:
- the si:dkeyp-38g8.5 gene encoding myb/SANT-like DNA-binding domain-containing protein 4 — protein sequence MKLSDMDHALYAVQTPPDDTDETLINPDFTYKLSEAELVKFVRLRAANDALFTGKRNTSVIAWRAILKEMGIQRKMSTSQARKKWENLKKKYKEMKNPPPGVTVNPTNWQWYSLMDDAMEGRLNDSEAMVSTASLGDDTDYRPDRPRKRGRDSYQSEIEFLVEGDDSRLSEETTRDRTETGSDRDEMEEERALLESDRDTVESERMVLEREKIVLDRERAGLERDLAALDRDRAALEREKAAVERDRASVEHERAQLEKQRADMDRERAKLERSRAALERQRAGLGGEQEVDLNDAAEEGERLAEAETETASVEKRQKFLDLFEKLIENF from the exons ATGAAACTTTCCGACATGGATCACGCGCTGTACGCGGTGCAGACACCGCCCGACGATACCGACGAGACCCTGATCAACCCGGACTTCACCTATAAGC TCTCTGAAGCTGAATTGGTGAAGTTTGTGAGACTACGTGCTGCTAATGATGCTCTCTTTACTGGAAAGAGGAACACTTCAGTCATTGCTTGGAG GGCCATCTTGAAAGAGATGGGAATCCAGAGGAAGATGTCCACCAGCCAAGCAAGAAAGAAGTGGGAAAATCTCAAGAAGAAATACAAG GAGATGAAGAACCCTCCACCCGGTGTCACAGTCAACCCCACTAACTGGCAGTGGTACTCCCTCATGGATGACGCGATGGAAGGCAGACTGAACGACAGTGAAGCCATGGTCTCCACCGCGTCGCTCGGCGATGACACCGACTATCGCCCGGACAGACCCAGAAAGAGGGGGCGGGACTCGTACCAGAGCGAAATCGAGTTCCTCGTGGAAGGAGACGACTCCAGGCTGTCGGAGGAGACGACGCGGGACAGGACGGAAACGGGAAGCGATCGGGACGAGATGGAGGAGGAGAGGGCCCTGCTGGAGAGCGACAGGGACACAGTGGAGAGCGAGCGCATGGTGCTGGAGAGGGAGAAGATAGTGCTAGACAGGGAAAGGGCCGGGCTCGAGAGGGACCTGGCTGCTCTGGACCGGGACCGGGCGGCTCTGGAGCGGGAGAAGGCCGCGGTGGAGAGGGACAGGGCGTCTGTAGAGCATGAGCGCGCTCAGCTGGAGAAACAGCGAGCGGATATGGACAGGGAGCGAGCGAAGCTGGAAAGGAGCCGAGCAGCTCTGGAGAGACAGCGGGCCGGATTGGGGGGGGAGCAGGAGGTTGACCTGAATGATGCTGCTGAAGAAGGTGAAAGACTGGCGGAGGCAGAAACTGAAACGGCTTCCGTAGAGAAGAGGCAGAAGTTCCTCGATTTGTTCGAGAAGCTGATCGAGAACTTTTAG